The following are encoded together in the Pontibacter liquoris genome:
- a CDS encoding DUF4180 domain-containing protein, whose amino-acid sequence MKIVTHTINDTKIAEVISSDNVINSIEDGSDLVGSLYYQDFDKIIIHETNITPDFFDLKNGMAGEILQKFSNYRVRLAIVGDFSKYESKSVHAFISESNKGKQINFVTSQSEAIKALSAK is encoded by the coding sequence ATGAAAATTGTAACCCATACTATAAACGACACAAAAATTGCCGAAGTGATTTCGTCTGATAATGTTATAAATAGCATTGAAGACGGATCCGACTTAGTAGGCAGTTTATACTATCAGGATTTTGATAAAATAATCATTCACGAGACCAACATTACACCTGATTTCTTTGATCTGAAAAATGGAATGGCTGGCGAGATCCTTCAAAAATTTTCCAATTACCGGGTTCGTCTGGCTATCGTTGGCGATTTTTCAAAGTATGAAAGCAAGAGTGTGCATGCCTTCATTTCCGAAAGCAATAAAGGCAAGCAAATCAACTTTGTTACTTCTCAGTCAGAAGCAATAAAAGCACTGTCTGCTAAATGA
- a CDS encoding GIY-YIG nuclease family protein: MNRPQTIQIFLPDGSPRSVKIAEITNRVVKTVLVPRNKLEYITGRDELKNVGVYFLFGESADKAKPMVYIGEAEDCLERIKQHNRSKEFWNYAVVMVSKINAFTKSHAKYLEHIAVAEAKDANRFDTENSVVPNKPFVTESMEADLLDSFDTVKILLSTLGFPVFDKISKESITKKELLTLKGDNLYAEGDLIDDGFVVFKGSGLKPNTTASCHDYLINLRKKLVEEQIVMNVDGKYKFMEDYVFNSPSTAGGVVLGRATNGWTSWKNKNGVTLDELKRK; this comes from the coding sequence ATGAACAGACCGCAGACAATTCAGATTTTCTTACCAGATGGATCTCCACGTAGTGTGAAAATCGCAGAAATAACTAATAGGGTTGTGAAGACAGTTCTTGTTCCTAGAAATAAGTTAGAGTACATCACTGGCAGAGATGAGTTGAAGAATGTTGGCGTATACTTTCTGTTTGGTGAAAGTGCTGATAAAGCGAAGCCAATGGTATACATAGGCGAAGCTGAGGATTGCCTGGAACGTATTAAGCAACATAACCGATCGAAGGAGTTTTGGAACTACGCAGTTGTGATGGTATCTAAAATCAATGCTTTTACTAAATCCCATGCTAAATACTTAGAGCATATTGCAGTTGCCGAAGCCAAGGACGCGAACAGGTTTGATACTGAAAATTCAGTTGTGCCGAATAAACCATTTGTAACAGAGTCTATGGAAGCTGATTTATTGGATAGCTTTGATACCGTTAAGATTCTGCTTTCCACTTTAGGTTTTCCTGTGTTTGATAAGATCAGCAAAGAGTCCATTACTAAAAAAGAACTTCTAACGCTCAAAGGTGACAATCTTTATGCGGAAGGGGATTTGATTGACGATGGTTTTGTCGTTTTTAAAGGATCAGGGCTAAAGCCAAATACCACTGCTTCTTGCCATGACTACTTAATAAACTTAAGAAAAAAGTTAGTAGAAGAACAGATAGTGATGAACGTTGATGGTAAGTATAAATTCATGGAAGATTATGTCTTCAATTCTCCAAGTACAGCGGGCGGTGTTGTACTAGGCAGAGCAACAAACGGCTGGACAAGTTGGAAAAACAAGAATGGAGTTACACTTGATGAGTTAAAACGAAAATAG
- the fumC gene encoding class II fumarate hydratase, whose product MQVRVEKDTMGPVEVPADKYWGAQTQRSKENFTIGGQTMPREIIAAFAILKKAAAQANAQLGVLPQDKADIISEVCDEILDGQLADQFPLVVWQTGSGTQSNMNVNEVVANRAHVLLGGSLMDEKKKIHPNDDVNKSQSSNDTFPTAMHIAAYKKVVEHTLPMVQKLRDTLQAKSEEFMNVVKIGRTHLMDATPLTLGQELSGYVAQLEYGMQALRNTLAHLSTLALGGSAVGTGLNTPAGYDVLVAEKISEYAGHSFITAPNKFESLAAHDAIVETSGALKQLAVSLMKIANDIRLLASGPRSGIAEILIPENEPGSSIMPGKVNPTQAEAMTMVCAQVIGNDVAISVGGMNGHFELNVFKPVMIYNLLMSAQLIGDACDSFDKHCAVGIEPNYPKIKENLENSLMLVTALNPHIGYDNAAKIAKKAHKEGTTLRQAAIALDLLTSEQYDEWVRPEDMIGSLKK is encoded by the coding sequence ATGCAAGTTCGCGTAGAGAAAGATACCATGGGCCCTGTAGAGGTGCCTGCAGACAAATACTGGGGTGCGCAAACGCAGCGCTCCAAAGAAAACTTTACCATCGGCGGCCAGACTATGCCCCGCGAAATTATAGCGGCCTTTGCCATACTGAAGAAAGCGGCGGCGCAGGCCAATGCCCAGCTGGGTGTACTGCCCCAGGACAAAGCCGATATTATCTCGGAAGTATGCGATGAGATTCTGGATGGCCAACTGGCCGATCAGTTTCCGCTGGTAGTATGGCAGACGGGCTCGGGCACGCAATCGAACATGAACGTGAACGAAGTAGTAGCCAACCGCGCGCACGTACTACTGGGCGGCAGCCTGATGGACGAGAAAAAGAAGATCCACCCGAACGATGACGTGAACAAGTCGCAGTCGTCGAACGACACCTTCCCGACAGCCATGCACATTGCCGCTTATAAGAAAGTGGTAGAGCATACCTTGCCGATGGTGCAAAAGCTGCGCGACACGCTGCAGGCCAAGTCGGAGGAGTTTATGAATGTGGTAAAAATTGGCCGCACCCACCTGATGGACGCCACACCGCTGACCCTGGGCCAGGAGCTTTCGGGTTATGTGGCTCAGCTGGAGTATGGCATGCAGGCGTTGCGCAACACGCTGGCGCACCTGAGCACCCTGGCGCTGGGCGGCTCTGCCGTGGGCACCGGCCTGAACACGCCGGCAGGATACGACGTGCTGGTTGCTGAGAAAATATCAGAGTACGCCGGCCATTCGTTCATCACAGCTCCTAACAAATTCGAGTCTCTGGCTGCGCACGACGCCATCGTGGAAACTTCCGGCGCGCTGAAGCAGCTGGCCGTAAGCCTGATGAAGATCGCCAACGATATTCGTTTGCTAGCTTCCGGTCCACGTTCCGGTATCGCTGAGATCCTGATCCCGGAAAATGAGCCGGGTTCTTCGATTATGCCGGGCAAAGTGAACCCTACGCAGGCCGAGGCCATGACGATGGTATGCGCGCAGGTGATTGGTAACGATGTGGCGATTTCGGTAGGTGGCATGAACGGCCATTTCGAGCTGAACGTGTTTAAGCCCGTGATGATCTACAACCTGCTGATGAGCGCCCAGCTGATCGGCGACGCCTGTGACTCGTTCGACAAGCACTGCGCGGTAGGTATCGAGCCTAATTACCCGAAGATCAAAGAGAACCTGGAGAACTCGCTGATGCTGGTAACGGCCCTGAACCCGCACATCGGCTACGACAACGCCGCCAAAATTGCGAAGAAAGCGCACAAAGAAGGTACTACGCTGCGCCAGGCCGCCATTGCCCTTGACCTGCTCACCAGCGAGCAGTACGACGAGTGGGTGCGTCCGGAAGATATGATCGGCAGCTTGAAGAAGTAG
- a CDS encoding DUF962 domain-containing protein, translating to MKNMQQWFDEYGQSHQNHTNKLIHWVCVPLIFFSIVGLLASIPSNALKAPFPPAVQPYVHFGTLLLLLGLLFYLRLSVAMFLGMALVCGLMLGAVHALDAATTTPLWLLCLVIFALAWIGQFYGHKVEGKKPSFFKDLQFLLIGPAWLLGFIYRKLGIPY from the coding sequence ATGAAAAACATGCAGCAATGGTTCGATGAGTATGGCCAGAGCCACCAGAACCACACCAACAAGCTGATCCACTGGGTCTGCGTCCCGCTCATCTTCTTTAGCATTGTGGGGCTGCTGGCCAGCATCCCGAGCAATGCCCTGAAAGCGCCTTTCCCGCCGGCGGTGCAGCCCTACGTGCATTTTGGCACCCTGCTGCTGTTGCTGGGCCTGCTGTTTTACCTGCGCCTGTCGGTGGCCATGTTTCTGGGCATGGCCTTGGTATGCGGGTTGATGCTGGGGGCGGTGCATGCCCTGGATGCGGCCACCACGACCCCGCTGTGGCTGCTGTGCCTGGTTATTTTTGCGCTGGCCTGGATTGGGCAGTTCTACGGGCACAAGGTAGAGGGCAAAAAACCTTCCTTTTTCAAAGACCTGCAGTTCCTACTGATCGGCCCGGCCTGGTTACTTGGTTTTATTTACCGGAAATTAGGGATACCGTATTAA
- a CDS encoding CHASE domain-containing protein, whose product MNFTRLSSFIRDYFIAIFSFLLIFLLTLFIYSETKKKAEERSAKLFHVRAAQVTESINARVQDYVQILVGARALFISSDTVERRDWQAYYKGLNLEQNYPGIQGIGYTYFVQPKELKSFEQRMRADGLANFSIYPADPRSIYSAIIYLEPQDSRNQKAIGYDMFSEPVRQSAMRMARDTRQPTMSNKVRLVQENGKNEQAGFLIYLPVYKHKSEPESIQQRQQLIKGFVYSPFRAKDLFESILGDDYNDLDIELYDGNNLGKENLLFSTSSTLYALQARKRQYYELSTISIGNNNWRVFVSSKQAFISSADADLPYFILWGGSIISLLMFFIVWSLSNSRRSNRLKQTITDNATAALFMMDADGYCTFMNPAAEEMTGYLFEEIRAKPLHEMIHHHHPDGRPYPTEECPIDRALPTNNSMRAHEDVFIRKDGTFFNVTVAARPIMENGVPTATIIEARDITDEKRAQLAIIESEARFRTMADNAPVMIWVGDTWGECLYVNRQWTEFSGCTFEESLSLGWRAVVSVEEMQSYSDAFKNAIAHKAPFKIEMLMRRHDGEWRWVMNSAMPRFGGDGEFLGYIGSVLDITEIKQAEQKVKQNAELLQKLFLEVPALVGLVRASDYKYVLANPVYRQLYGNRPLVGKTIYEAHTEIEGAGFFEKLNEVFKTGVPFSGQEVHTTIDRLSTGEHTEAYFNLVYQPLLDASQKVEAVLVFAVEVTELVAARRKLLRANDELSEKNTELQRINNDLDNFVYTASHDLKSPIANMEGLITLLRDILEDKLGAEDGQILRMVGSSIDKLKQTIADLTEITKVQKDLQSEVEPLSFGMVLTDVKTDVERMVQESGARIITDFQVDTILYTRKNLRSILYNLVSNAIKYKSPERTPEVYLRTYQQDNYVVLEVADNGLGIKKQQQHKLFSMFKRLHTHVEGTGIGLYIVKRIIENNGGRIEVESELGKGTTFKTYFKQQPEPVQV is encoded by the coding sequence ATGAATTTTACAAGGCTGTCTTCCTTTATCAGGGACTACTTCATTGCTATCTTCTCTTTCCTGCTCATCTTTCTTTTAACGCTTTTCATTTACTCTGAAACTAAAAAGAAGGCCGAGGAGCGGAGCGCCAAGCTGTTCCATGTGCGGGCCGCCCAGGTAACCGAATCCATTAATGCCCGGGTGCAGGATTATGTGCAGATACTGGTGGGAGCCCGTGCGCTCTTTATTTCATCCGACACCGTAGAACGCCGGGATTGGCAGGCCTACTATAAAGGGCTGAACCTGGAGCAGAACTACCCCGGCATACAAGGCATTGGCTATACTTACTTTGTGCAGCCCAAGGAACTGAAGTCGTTTGAGCAGCGGATGCGGGCCGATGGCCTGGCCAATTTCAGTATTTATCCTGCCGACCCACGCAGCATTTACTCCGCCATTATTTACCTGGAGCCGCAGGACAGCCGCAACCAGAAAGCCATCGGGTACGACATGTTCAGCGAGCCCGTACGCCAGTCGGCCATGCGCATGGCCCGCGACACCCGGCAGCCGACGATGTCTAACAAAGTGCGCCTGGTGCAGGAAAATGGCAAAAACGAGCAGGCCGGGTTTCTGATCTACCTGCCGGTGTATAAGCATAAAAGTGAACCGGAGTCCATACAGCAGCGGCAGCAGCTTATAAAAGGCTTTGTATACAGCCCGTTCCGGGCCAAAGACCTGTTTGAATCCATTCTGGGGGATGATTACAACGACCTGGATATAGAGCTATACGACGGCAACAACTTAGGGAAAGAAAACCTGCTATTTAGTACCAGCTCCACGCTTTATGCCCTGCAGGCCCGCAAGCGGCAATATTACGAACTCAGCACCATCTCGATCGGCAATAATAACTGGCGCGTGTTTGTATCGAGCAAGCAGGCCTTCATCAGCTCGGCTGATGCCGACCTGCCTTATTTTATACTTTGGGGCGGCAGCATTATCAGCTTGCTGATGTTCTTTATTGTCTGGTCGCTGTCCAACTCGCGGCGCTCCAACCGCCTGAAGCAAACCATTACAGACAATGCCACGGCCGCCCTGTTTATGATGGATGCGGACGGCTACTGTACCTTTATGAACCCGGCAGCCGAGGAAATGACGGGCTATCTGTTTGAGGAGATCCGGGCAAAGCCGCTGCACGAGATGATCCACCACCACCACCCGGATGGGAGGCCTTACCCTACGGAGGAATGCCCGATTGACAGAGCCTTGCCTACCAACAACAGCATGCGCGCGCACGAAGATGTGTTTATCCGCAAAGATGGTACTTTCTTTAACGTAACCGTAGCCGCCCGACCGATTATGGAGAATGGCGTGCCGACAGCTACCATTATTGAGGCGCGCGACATTACGGACGAGAAACGAGCCCAGCTGGCCATTATCGAAAGCGAGGCCCGCTTCCGGACCATGGCCGATAATGCTCCTGTTATGATCTGGGTGGGCGATACCTGGGGCGAATGCCTGTATGTGAACAGGCAATGGACAGAATTCTCCGGCTGTACGTTTGAAGAAAGCTTAAGCCTGGGCTGGCGGGCTGTGGTATCGGTAGAGGAAATGCAAAGCTATTCCGATGCCTTTAAGAACGCGATTGCGCATAAAGCACCCTTTAAAATAGAAATGCTCATGCGCCGCCATGATGGCGAGTGGCGCTGGGTGATGAATTCGGCCATGCCGCGCTTTGGCGGCGACGGCGAATTCTTAGGCTATATCGGCTCTGTGCTGGATATTACAGAGATCAAACAGGCAGAGCAGAAAGTGAAGCAGAATGCAGAGCTGTTGCAGAAGCTATTCCTGGAAGTGCCGGCGCTGGTGGGCCTGGTGCGGGCATCGGATTACAAGTATGTGCTGGCCAACCCGGTTTACCGGCAGCTTTATGGCAACCGCCCGCTGGTGGGCAAAACCATTTACGAGGCCCATACGGAGATTGAAGGCGCAGGCTTTTTTGAAAAGCTCAATGAGGTATTTAAAACCGGGGTGCCTTTTAGCGGCCAGGAAGTGCATACCACCATCGATCGTTTGAGCACCGGCGAGCATACCGAAGCATATTTTAACTTGGTATACCAGCCTTTGCTGGATGCCAGCCAGAAAGTGGAGGCCGTGCTGGTGTTTGCCGTGGAGGTAACCGAGCTGGTAGCCGCCCGCCGAAAGCTGCTGCGCGCTAACGATGAGCTGAGCGAGAAAAACACGGAACTGCAGCGCATCAACAACGACCTGGATAACTTCGTCTACACCGCCTCGCACGATCTGAAGTCGCCAATAGCCAACATGGAAGGGCTGATAACGCTGCTGCGCGACATACTGGAAGATAAGCTGGGTGCCGAAGACGGGCAGATCCTGCGGATGGTCGGCAGCTCGATCGATAAGCTGAAGCAGACCATTGCCGACCTGACCGAAATTACCAAAGTGCAGAAAGATCTGCAGTCGGAAGTGGAGCCGCTCTCGTTTGGAATGGTGCTCACAGACGTAAAAACCGATGTGGAGCGGATGGTGCAGGAGTCCGGCGCCCGTATTATCACCGATTTCCAGGTAGATACCATCCTGTATACGCGCAAGAACTTGCGCAGCATCCTTTATAACCTGGTCTCCAACGCCATCAAGTATAAATCGCCGGAGCGCACGCCCGAAGTATACCTGCGCACTTACCAGCAGGATAACTACGTGGTGCTGGAAGTGGCCGACAACGGCCTGGGCATTAAAAAGCAGCAGCAGCACAAGCTCTTCAGCATGTTTAAGCGCCTGCACACCCACGTAGAAGGTACCGGCATCGGTCTCTACATTGTAAAGCGCATCATCGAGAACAACGGCGGCCGCATTGAGGTGGAAAGCGAACTGGGCAAAGGCACCACGTTTAAAACATACTTTAAACAGCAGCCCGAACCGGTGCAGGTATAA
- the radA gene encoding DNA repair protein RadA, whose amino-acid sequence MAKIKTSYFCQNCGAQSAKWIGKCPACGEWNTYVEEVVQREEVTPTTAWKVGSSSAQVSSKPKPIADITYREEQRIQTQDQELNRVLGGGIVPGSMVLIGGEPGIGKSTLMLQIALSLTSLRVLYVSGEESEQQIKMRAERLVAQTSDCFILTETGTQNIFKQIEQLRPQVLVIDSIQTLHSSFIEAGAGSVSQVRECTAELLKFAKESGTPVFLIGHITKEGNLAGPKILEHMVDTVLTFEGDRHMTYRILRTTKNRFGSTSELGIYEMLGSGLREVSNPSEILISQREDAFSGIAIGGTLEGNRPLLIEVQSLVSPATYGTPQRTSTGFDAKRLNMLLAVLEKRGGYRLGTQDVFLNIAGGLKVEDPALDLAVCASILSSFEEMPIPSTACFAAEVGLGGEVRAVNRVENRITEAEKLGFTDIYISKYNKKGMDLSKFSINIHAFGRLEEVFTSLFG is encoded by the coding sequence ATGGCCAAGATAAAAACATCCTATTTCTGCCAGAACTGCGGCGCGCAATCCGCCAAATGGATCGGCAAATGCCCTGCCTGCGGCGAGTGGAACACCTATGTGGAAGAAGTAGTGCAGCGCGAGGAGGTAACCCCGACAACGGCCTGGAAAGTAGGCAGTAGCTCGGCGCAGGTGTCCAGCAAACCCAAGCCTATTGCCGATATTACTTACCGCGAAGAGCAGCGCATCCAGACCCAGGACCAGGAACTTAACCGCGTGCTGGGCGGCGGCATTGTGCCAGGCTCCATGGTGCTAATCGGCGGTGAGCCCGGCATTGGCAAAAGTACGCTGATGCTGCAGATTGCCCTGAGCCTGACCAGCCTGCGCGTGCTCTATGTGAGCGGCGAGGAAAGCGAGCAGCAGATTAAAATGCGGGCCGAGCGCCTGGTGGCCCAAACCTCCGACTGCTTTATCCTGACGGAGACCGGTACCCAGAACATTTTCAAGCAGATAGAGCAGCTGCGCCCGCAGGTGCTGGTTATCGACTCGATCCAGACGCTGCACTCCTCTTTTATAGAGGCTGGCGCGGGCAGTGTGAGCCAGGTGCGCGAGTGTACCGCCGAGCTGCTCAAGTTTGCCAAAGAGAGCGGCACGCCGGTATTCCTGATCGGCCACATCACCAAAGAGGGCAACCTGGCGGGCCCCAAGATCTTGGAGCACATGGTCGATACGGTACTCACCTTCGAAGGCGACCGCCACATGACCTACCGCATCCTGCGCACCACTAAAAACCGCTTTGGCTCCACCTCGGAGCTGGGTATTTACGAAATGCTGGGCTCCGGCCTGCGCGAGGTGAGCAACCCTTCGGAGATCCTGATCTCGCAACGAGAAGATGCGTTTAGCGGCATAGCCATTGGCGGCACGCTGGAGGGCAACCGGCCGCTCCTGATCGAGGTGCAGAGCCTCGTAAGCCCGGCCACCTACGGCACCCCGCAGCGCACCAGCACCGGTTTTGATGCCAAGCGCCTGAACATGCTGCTGGCTGTGCTCGAAAAACGGGGCGGCTACCGCCTGGGCACGCAGGACGTGTTTCTGAACATTGCCGGCGGCCTGAAAGTGGAGGACCCCGCCCTGGACCTGGCCGTATGCGCCTCTATCCTTTCCTCGTTCGAGGAAATGCCGATCCCGTCTACGGCCTGTTTTGCAGCCGAAGTAGGCCTGGGAGGTGAGGTGCGCGCCGTAAACCGTGTAGAGAACCGCATCACCGAAGCCGAAAAGCTGGGCTTCACTGATATCTATATTTCCAAGTATAACAAGAAAGGGATGGACCTGAGCAAGTTCTCCATCAACATACACGCGTTTGGCCGGTTAGAGGAGGTATTTACCAGCCTGTTCGGGTAA
- a CDS encoding baeRF7 domain-containing protein — protein MALIHKKDIEKLLHVQNSTQNALCISIFIPTHRAGKETLNGQDHILFKNKVREAKALLERHDVPETEIEQYLKPAEELLNDTNFWRHQAEGLAVFITKGFAAHYTLPFTMPDVVYVLNQFYFTPLLPLLSQNGRFFVLCLNRDKVGFYEATLEKMRPIDISGFAPESLSKALRFDVRGNDQDFTTSTTTVNGTNIVHGPGSTKGDEEHERVREFVNELDNGLQTILHDAHEPLVLAGVDHYCALYRKFSKYKNIVPQNVPVDENADLNNTQALHEKALALVKPLMQQNHIDSLDRYQNVAGTGVTSEDIATVAAEAVHGRVDTLFIAPGQPVWGTYNSVAAVAEIHDEYQRGDDDLVNLAAVKTLSQGGKVFVSNYNGMGEVSDNGTNVKALFRY, from the coding sequence ATGGCATTGATTCACAAAAAAGACATTGAGAAGCTTCTTCATGTACAGAACAGTACACAGAATGCCTTGTGTATCTCTATTTTCATCCCTACTCACCGCGCCGGCAAAGAAACCCTGAACGGCCAGGACCACATTCTGTTTAAGAACAAGGTACGGGAGGCAAAAGCCCTGCTGGAACGGCACGATGTGCCGGAAACCGAAATAGAGCAATACCTGAAGCCTGCCGAAGAGCTGCTCAACGATACCAACTTCTGGCGCCACCAGGCCGAAGGACTGGCCGTGTTTATCACCAAAGGATTTGCTGCCCATTATACTCTGCCGTTCACGATGCCCGACGTCGTGTATGTGCTGAACCAGTTTTATTTTACGCCGCTGCTGCCGCTGCTGAGCCAGAACGGCCGCTTTTTTGTCCTATGCCTCAACCGCGACAAGGTCGGCTTTTATGAGGCTACGCTGGAGAAAATGCGCCCCATCGATATCAGTGGCTTTGCACCGGAGAGCCTGAGCAAGGCGCTTAGATTCGATGTGCGCGGCAACGATCAGGACTTTACCACCAGCACCACCACTGTAAACGGTACGAATATTGTGCATGGGCCGGGCTCTACTAAAGGAGACGAAGAGCACGAGCGCGTGCGGGAGTTTGTGAACGAGCTGGACAATGGCTTGCAAACTATTCTGCATGATGCGCACGAGCCGCTGGTGCTGGCCGGGGTAGACCACTACTGCGCTCTTTACCGCAAGTTTAGCAAGTATAAGAACATTGTGCCGCAGAACGTGCCCGTAGATGAGAATGCCGACCTGAATAACACGCAGGCCCTACATGAAAAGGCCCTGGCCCTGGTAAAGCCGCTGATGCAGCAGAACCATATCGACTCGTTGGATCGCTACCAGAACGTGGCCGGCACCGGGGTGACTTCCGAAGATATTGCTACCGTGGCTGCCGAGGCTGTGCATGGCCGGGTCGATACCTTGTTCATTGCGCCGGGCCAGCCGGTGTGGGGTACCTACAACAGCGTCGCTGCCGTGGCCGAGATTCATGACGAGTACCAGCGCGGCGATGATGATCTGGTAAACCTGGCAGCCGTGAAAACGCTTTCGCAGGGAGGGAAGGTGTTTGTCAGCAACTACAACGGCATGGGCGAAGTAAGCGACAACGGCACCAACGTAAAGGCGCTTTTCAGGTACTAA
- a CDS encoding SPASM domain-containing protein — protein sequence MPHLTDGLNFISKLTPLRVLNALQVVGSYVLSKTTGRARHWGHPISISLEPTTSCNLRCPECPSGLRSFTRPTGMLEAALFRQTIDQLHRRLLYLIFYFQGEPYLHRHFLELVAYASAKGLYTATSTNAHYLDDDTARRTVVSGLDRLIISIDGTTQETYAAYRVGGKLAKVLEGTRNVVKWKKMLKSKTPHIMFQFLVVRPNEHQLDDVQQLAQELGVDEVVFKTAQIYDYAQGSPLIPTIDYYSRYRNEGNGRYSVKNKLLNHCWKMWHSCVVTWDGLVVPCCFDKDAEYRQGDLKQQTFAQVWRGPAYRQFRQSLLRGRAEIEMCRNCTEGTKVWA from the coding sequence ATGCCGCACCTCACTGACGGGCTTAACTTTATTTCGAAACTCACGCCCCTGCGGGTGCTCAATGCGCTGCAGGTGGTGGGCAGTTATGTGCTCTCCAAGACAACGGGTAGGGCCAGGCACTGGGGGCATCCCATTAGTATCTCGCTGGAACCCACCACCTCCTGCAACCTGCGCTGCCCCGAGTGCCCTAGTGGCCTTCGATCCTTTACCCGCCCCACGGGCATGCTGGAGGCAGCGCTTTTCCGCCAGACAATCGATCAGTTGCACCGCCGTCTGCTATACCTCATATTTTACTTCCAGGGCGAGCCTTACCTGCACCGGCATTTTCTGGAGCTGGTTGCCTATGCCTCGGCAAAAGGCCTTTATACAGCCACTTCCACCAATGCCCATTACCTGGATGATGACACAGCCCGCCGCACGGTGGTCTCCGGCCTGGATCGCCTGATCATCTCCATCGACGGCACCACGCAGGAAACGTACGCGGCTTACCGGGTGGGCGGCAAGCTGGCGAAAGTGCTGGAGGGTACCCGCAATGTGGTGAAATGGAAAAAAATGCTGAAATCGAAAACACCGCACATCATGTTTCAGTTTTTGGTAGTGCGGCCTAACGAGCACCAGTTGGATGACGTACAGCAACTGGCACAGGAGTTGGGTGTGGATGAGGTAGTATTTAAAACGGCACAGATCTATGATTATGCCCAAGGTTCTCCGCTTATCCCCACCATCGACTATTATTCGCGGTACCGCAACGAGGGCAATGGCCGCTACTCGGTTAAGAATAAGCTGCTCAACCACTGCTGGAAAATGTGGCACTCCTGCGTGGTTACCTGGGACGGCCTGGTAGTGCCCTGCTGCTTTGACAAGGATGCCGAATACCGGCAGGGCGACCTGAAGCAGCAAACCTTTGCGCAGGTATGGCGCGGCCCTGCTTACAGGCAGTTCCGCCAAAGTTTGCTGCGCGGGCGCGCTGAGATTGAAATGTGCAGAAATTGCACTGAAGGTACCAAAGTATGGGCCTAA
- a CDS encoding mechanosensitive ion channel family protein yields the protein MTDINKSLGLLLDKLQNWGQHIFLMLPNIFVALLVLIATFVVARLVRNTMDRVFRRFSHSAALINLFTTLVYIAVLIVGFFFVLSVLQLDKVVLSLLAGVGIIGLALGFAFQDIAANFISGVIIAVQKPFKVGDMIETNDYFGVIERITLRTIDIRQTTGELVLLPNKMVFENPLTNFSASGTRRIDLEVGVSYAEDLEQVQQVVIEALEDVKNRVKTKDVEVMFDAFGDSAINFKARFWVSYHRQADYVLAKSDAIIRIKKAFDARDILIPFPIRTLDFAIKGGDKLSDQLQAASVNGKKGQQTGENNH from the coding sequence ATGACAGATATAAATAAGTCCCTGGGGCTGCTGCTGGACAAGCTCCAGAACTGGGGGCAGCACATTTTTTTAATGCTGCCCAACATCTTTGTGGCTCTGCTGGTGCTGATCGCCACGTTTGTTGTAGCCCGGCTCGTGCGCAATACCATGGACCGGGTTTTCCGGCGTTTTTCACACAGCGCGGCGCTTATCAATCTGTTCACCACCCTGGTCTATATTGCCGTTTTGATCGTAGGCTTCTTTTTTGTGCTCAGCGTGCTGCAGCTCGACAAAGTGGTGCTCTCGCTGCTTGCCGGAGTTGGTATTATCGGGCTGGCCCTGGGCTTTGCCTTTCAGGATATTGCCGCTAACTTTATCTCCGGTGTGATCATTGCCGTGCAAAAGCCTTTTAAAGTAGGCGACATGATCGAGACAAACGATTATTTCGGGGTGATCGAGCGCATTACCCTGCGCACTATCGACATCCGGCAGACAACGGGCGAGCTGGTGCTGCTGCCCAACAAAATGGTGTTCGAGAACCCGCTGACCAATTTCTCGGCTAGTGGCACCCGTAGGATCGATCTGGAAGTGGGCGTCTCGTATGCTGAAGACCTGGAACAGGTGCAGCAGGTGGTGATAGAGGCGCTGGAGGACGTGAAGAACCGCGTGAAGACGAAAGACGTGGAAGTGATGTTTGATGCCTTTGGCGACAGCGCCATCAATTTTAAAGCCCGCTTCTGGGTAAGTTACCACCGGCAGGCAGATTATGTGCTTGCTAAAAGCGATGCCATCATCCGCATCAAGAAAGCCTTCGATGCCCGCGATATACTTATCCCCTTCCCGATCCGTACGCTGGACTTTGCCATAAAGGGCGGCGATAAACTAAGCGATCAGCTACAGGCTGCATCGGTAAACGGAAAGAAAGGACAGCAAACAGGCGAAAACAACCACTAA